A window from Ignavibacteriota bacterium encodes these proteins:
- a CDS encoding TIGR00282 family metallophosphoesterase, whose protein sequence is MDLNILFIGDVVGKPGMDITTLWLPSLIKKYRADLVIVNAENAADGKGCTETEGKILFNLGAQVLTGGNHTWDKHQSQEYLKVEKRALRPLNYPKGTYGNGYIIIETKKGKAAVVNLQGRTFMSTIDCPFRSAEWILSKLAQETKVIFIDFHAEATAEKLALANYIDGKASVFIGTHTHIQTADERIFPKGLGYITDSGMTGPYDSVIGMKTEAAINRFILQTPQKYQTATENNHLCGVFTKVDIETGKTVEIERILIPEFETKSAKE, encoded by the coding sequence ATGGATTTAAATATTTTATTTATTGGCGATGTTGTTGGAAAACCCGGAATGGATATTACAACATTGTGGCTTCCGAGTTTGATAAAAAAATACAGAGCTGATTTGGTAATTGTAAATGCTGAAAACGCTGCTGACGGGAAGGGCTGCACAGAAACGGAAGGAAAAATTTTATTTAATCTTGGTGCACAAGTTTTGACCGGCGGAAATCATACTTGGGATAAACATCAATCGCAAGAATATTTAAAAGTTGAAAAACGCGCACTTCGTCCTTTAAATTATCCAAAAGGAACTTACGGAAACGGATATATAATTATTGAAACTAAAAAAGGCAAAGCAGCAGTTGTAAATCTGCAAGGCAGAACTTTTATGTCAACAATTGATTGTCCATTTAGATCAGCAGAATGGATTTTATCAAAATTAGCACAAGAAACAAAAGTTATATTTATTGATTTTCATGCTGAAGCAACTGCAGAAAAATTAGCTTTGGCAAATTATATTGATGGAAAAGCAAGTGTTTTTATTGGAACTCACACACATATTCAAACTGCTGATGAAAGAATTTTTCCTAAAGGTTTGGGATATATTACAGATTCCGGAATGACGGGACCTTACGATTCCGTAATTGGAATGAAAACTGAAGCCGCAATTAATAGATTTATTTTGCAAACACCTCAAAAATATCAAACTGCAACAGAGAACAATCATCTTTGTGGAGTTTTTACAAAAGTTGATATTGAAACCGGCAAAACTGTAGAAATTGAAAGAATTTTAATTCCAGAATTTGAAACAAAATCCGCAAAGGAATGA
- a CDS encoding site-specific DNA-methyltransferase: MKNFPLPRIDKDPILKNYLQKYCRIQNGEIWIDPLNKHKVGCFDSSDENSIINFVENNKFQLAIHDPPYNMIAFETFDSATFVNWCKKWIDISNKILEENSSLYIWFGADQKNHFEPFAEFILMMKNSDFNSRSFITMRNQRGYGTQKNWMSIRQELLYYVKGNPIFNIDKVYTDIPKAVKGYYKEVNGNITENLERSKSDKIRAGNVWIDIQQVFYLREENVNGCFVQKPLKAYERIIEVSSCENDNIIDFFSHSGTTTLAAEKLKRKSFSVDIDPIYCEITIRRLERFRKTGKLGWQNSNPFENEILENIELRNYLSENYNLEFKE, encoded by the coding sequence ATGAAAAATTTTCCACTTCCTCGAATTGATAAAGATCCAATTTTAAAAAATTATCTCCAAAAATATTGCCGAATTCAAAACGGTGAAATTTGGATAGATCCATTAAATAAACATAAAGTTGGATGTTTCGATTCTTCAGATGAAAACTCAATTATTAATTTTGTGGAAAATAATAAATTCCAATTGGCAATTCATGATCCGCCATATAATATGATTGCGTTCGAAACTTTTGATTCTGCAACTTTTGTAAATTGGTGTAAAAAATGGATAGATATTTCAAACAAAATTCTTGAAGAAAATTCCTCACTTTATATTTGGTTTGGCGCAGATCAGAAAAATCATTTTGAACCTTTTGCAGAATTTATTTTGATGATGAAAAATTCTGATTTTAATTCACGGAGTTTTATTACAATGCGAAATCAGCGCGGTTATGGAACTCAAAAAAATTGGATGTCAATTAGACAAGAACTTTTATACTATGTAAAAGGAAATCCAATTTTCAATATTGATAAAGTGTATACGGATATTCCCAAGGCGGTAAAAGGTTATTACAAAGAAGTGAATGGAAATATTACGGAAAATTTGGAGCGAAGTAAATCTGATAAAATTCGTGCCGGAAATGTGTGGATTGATATTCAGCAAGTTTTTTACCTTCGAGAAGAAAATGTAAACGGATGTTTTGTGCAAAAACCTTTAAAAGCTTATGAAAGAATTATAGAAGTTTCCAGTTGTGAAAATGATAATATAATCGATTTTTTTTCACATTCCGGAACAACAACTTTAGCGGCAGAAAAATTAAAAAGAAAATCATTTTCTGTTGATATAGACCCAATTTATTGTGAAATTACAATTCGAAGATTGGAAAGATTTAGAAAGACTGGTAAATTAGGATGGCAAAATTCCAATCCTTTTGAAAATGAAATTTTAGAAAATATTGAGTTAAGAAATTATTTATCAGAAAATTATAATTTAGAGTTTAAAGAATAA